A single region of the Microcella sp. genome encodes:
- a CDS encoding DEAD/DEAH box helicase family protein codes for MWEKSDPSLEAQVLERQRITIENYRNDPDLLAEHVGMEDNFQAGGYGERQIEELLQNAIDQLGSPGRVELRLADGSLYCANEGEPFASAGIRAVTGAFLSSKADEKIGRFGLGFKSVLGVTNRPQILSRTISFGFNEPEATSLLEGLPYDTSRLPTLRVPSLLDAHSIAANDPNVAEMMGWASTIVKLPLTRGGERLRQRLKQFDVRYLLFPDNLAQVDISLSDAEGGLRREVFRRRPGTSSQLVELEAPDGEATNWRVLRRAHHVSEGVARDLPGLFRRDEVTVYYALESGKSGVGEFWAWFPLQDETTASGIFNAPWQVNDDRTSMLPGSALNKELLGVAAELLLEAALLESTPEDPAKHFDVLPARGRETRSAADKFLSERIPQMARKYELIPTGRGEMWAPSRVRAPFMSSQPNPFDLPLEAMQRWAEGAGAADAPHWSCYRTPTRRARLAQLLLGDDERPICVTVSPGSWLSEAAEARSADAIDAALSVFLRLKEEKEEIWKQFQNGMIIPLEGGGFARAADAAAVLLPVAHSEAPLGVSMVEAEFADDPGIRRKLSELGVKEVSADQAALATAMTGHANWTDADWAQFWIVLANASPSGGRSALETLQERMVPIKVPTSAGTWREAIDVFLDPAMAPGIPSRQPSFQAVAGRRDLLEIAGCLVDPIHSYPVHRERVFEIYSEKMKQDVNAKVQEEYGRGRSATLKFSDPHGAGPLDVLLELSEIADPQASRALAEWSSRILLANRSGSVTAGLRISGQSKDATVTMVAPDVWAVEAFGRVPTSLGPQPIRTALASSLSQFGQYLAIALPQLAGAYPFPRSLVDAPDAAFKALFTRDNFSADEPGHLAELLAEASTRKAFKRVDELPAFDPKNQHVRLTPVLEVVLATTEEMDDLGSHSLRYLPSGPWDDALVNAWGVQRAADVIARAIDWTPSEDAVPVLDVYPSLRDAVAHSVDDYTLRRCIRITRRTTSPAGVREQRLAAHVDGKTVLIDAELDPIAELIQLSAALRLGLNESDAARVIANDRELRHSKLVQDVLAEPSEAKKLLLLVGRDALVENLPHGLLGVIEQRQGKKSDLEVADLFITTRSNDSLRWLKEPLGAAGLAVPRAWDGTAEADQFVTSLGFPRAYAGTREKKAAPVELVLGKVDLKPLHDFQMKLRDQIRELVLIRDKDGQHRRGLLYLPTGAGKTRVTTESIVAMLRDEELASPVLWIAQSEELCEQAIYSWAEVWRAIGDERPLEITRYWGNYEADESLQELQVVVATDAKLASMIDRGSRAHEWLRDSKLVVIDEAHTAGSPTYTKILSWLGITRDARGSSTARSLLGLTATPYRGTNVEVNKQFVARFGERRLNALDLEDPIGQLREMQVLSRVEHQLLDGVIVDDAPTEGITGARAWDDVSRATLIKLGENLDRTQQLVDHIMGQDADWPILVFTPSVVSAHVTAALIRTLGRKADAVDGEMRGQERRRKIDAFKSGETKVLVNCDLLTQGFDAPQVRALYIARPTFSPNRYVQMVGRGLRGPLNGGTDECLVVNVADTFTQFDRKLAFTEFDYLWAKKGVKNK; via the coding sequence ATGTGGGAGAAGTCTGATCCTTCGCTCGAAGCGCAGGTACTTGAGCGCCAGCGGATCACGATCGAGAACTACCGCAATGACCCCGACCTCCTTGCCGAGCATGTGGGCATGGAGGACAACTTCCAGGCGGGCGGATACGGCGAACGGCAAATCGAGGAGCTACTTCAGAATGCCATCGACCAGTTGGGATCGCCCGGTCGCGTGGAGCTGCGGCTAGCCGATGGCAGCCTGTACTGCGCCAACGAGGGCGAACCGTTCGCTTCAGCCGGAATCCGGGCCGTCACAGGTGCATTCCTTAGCTCCAAAGCAGATGAGAAGATCGGCCGCTTCGGGCTTGGATTCAAATCCGTGCTCGGGGTGACGAACAGACCGCAGATCCTCAGCCGAACGATCTCGTTCGGTTTCAACGAACCTGAGGCAACATCACTGCTCGAGGGGTTGCCGTACGACACGTCTCGACTGCCGACACTTCGAGTGCCGAGCTTGCTCGACGCTCACTCGATCGCCGCGAACGACCCGAATGTCGCGGAGATGATGGGCTGGGCTTCAACAATCGTGAAGCTACCTCTCACGCGCGGCGGCGAGAGACTACGCCAGCGCCTCAAACAATTCGACGTCCGCTACCTGCTCTTCCCGGACAACCTGGCACAAGTCGACATTTCCCTCTCGGATGCCGAGGGAGGACTGCGCCGAGAAGTCTTTCGCCGGCGTCCCGGAACAAGTTCGCAGCTTGTGGAGCTTGAGGCGCCTGATGGCGAGGCTACCAACTGGCGAGTGCTTCGGCGAGCACATCATGTTTCAGAGGGCGTCGCTCGCGACCTTCCTGGACTATTCCGGCGTGACGAGGTCACTGTCTATTATGCACTGGAGAGCGGTAAGTCAGGAGTAGGTGAGTTCTGGGCTTGGTTCCCCCTGCAAGATGAGACCACCGCAAGCGGCATTTTCAACGCGCCCTGGCAGGTCAATGATGACCGCACATCGATGTTGCCGGGCAGCGCGCTAAACAAGGAGCTCCTTGGAGTAGCAGCAGAGCTCCTATTGGAGGCGGCGCTTCTTGAGTCAACTCCGGAGGATCCTGCGAAGCACTTCGATGTCTTGCCCGCGAGAGGTAGAGAGACGCGCTCTGCTGCTGACAAGTTCCTTTCCGAACGTATTCCGCAAATGGCTCGGAAATACGAGTTGATCCCGACAGGACGAGGAGAGATGTGGGCGCCTTCACGGGTCCGTGCACCCTTCATGTCCAGCCAACCAAACCCGTTCGACCTCCCTTTGGAGGCAATGCAGCGTTGGGCAGAGGGTGCGGGCGCTGCCGACGCCCCCCACTGGAGTTGCTACCGAACGCCCACTCGCAGAGCCCGATTGGCACAGCTGCTCCTTGGCGACGATGAGCGTCCCATCTGTGTCACGGTCAGCCCTGGATCTTGGCTCTCTGAAGCTGCCGAGGCACGGTCGGCGGATGCGATCGACGCCGCCCTATCGGTATTCCTCCGCCTGAAGGAAGAGAAGGAAGAGATCTGGAAGCAATTCCAGAACGGAATGATCATCCCTCTCGAAGGTGGAGGTTTCGCGAGAGCGGCGGATGCGGCAGCAGTCCTCCTCCCCGTGGCACATTCAGAGGCGCCCTTAGGCGTGTCGATGGTAGAAGCCGAGTTTGCCGATGACCCTGGCATTCGAAGGAAGTTGTCTGAGCTCGGGGTTAAGGAAGTCTCAGCAGATCAAGCTGCCCTGGCGACCGCGATGACTGGCCATGCCAACTGGACAGATGCTGATTGGGCTCAGTTCTGGATCGTGCTGGCAAACGCTTCACCTTCTGGCGGCCGAAGCGCTTTGGAGACACTGCAGGAGCGAATGGTTCCGATCAAGGTGCCTACAAGTGCTGGAACCTGGCGAGAAGCAATCGATGTGTTCCTGGATCCGGCGATGGCTCCGGGGATCCCCTCCAGGCAACCCTCGTTCCAGGCGGTCGCGGGGCGGCGCGATTTGCTCGAAATAGCCGGATGTCTCGTCGACCCAATTCACAGCTACCCAGTACACCGCGAACGCGTCTTCGAGATCTACTCCGAGAAGATGAAGCAGGATGTCAATGCCAAGGTCCAAGAGGAATACGGTCGCGGCAGGAGCGCAACACTCAAGTTCTCGGACCCTCATGGAGCAGGGCCCCTTGACGTCCTGCTAGAGCTCTCCGAAATCGCCGATCCTCAGGCGTCGAGAGCACTGGCTGAATGGTCTAGCCGAATCCTGCTGGCAAACCGGTCAGGTTCAGTGACGGCAGGCCTTCGAATCTCCGGCCAGAGCAAGGACGCGACGGTCACCATGGTCGCCCCTGACGTTTGGGCCGTGGAGGCCTTTGGGCGAGTTCCCACATCCCTCGGCCCCCAGCCGATCAGGACCGCTCTGGCATCATCGCTCTCACAATTCGGTCAGTACCTCGCAATTGCATTGCCGCAACTCGCTGGCGCGTACCCGTTCCCCAGAAGCCTTGTCGACGCGCCGGACGCTGCCTTCAAAGCGCTCTTCACCCGCGACAACTTCTCCGCGGACGAACCCGGGCACCTCGCGGAGCTACTTGCGGAAGCCTCCACCCGCAAGGCGTTCAAGAGGGTGGACGAGCTGCCGGCCTTCGACCCGAAGAATCAACATGTCCGCTTAACGCCTGTCCTTGAAGTCGTCCTGGCAACGACAGAGGAAATGGACGATCTCGGGTCGCACAGCCTCCGCTACCTACCGTCCGGGCCTTGGGACGACGCGCTCGTAAATGCATGGGGCGTTCAAAGAGCTGCTGACGTCATCGCAAGGGCGATCGACTGGACGCCAAGCGAAGACGCTGTCCCCGTCCTGGATGTGTACCCGAGCCTCCGTGATGCCGTGGCCCATTCGGTCGATGACTACACGCTTCGTCGGTGCATCAGAATCACCAGGCGAACCACAAGTCCGGCAGGAGTCCGAGAGCAACGACTCGCGGCCCACGTGGACGGCAAGACTGTGCTCATTGATGCAGAGCTTGATCCAATTGCCGAGCTCATTCAGTTGAGTGCCGCGCTACGACTTGGGTTGAACGAGTCAGACGCCGCGAGAGTGATTGCGAACGACAGGGAACTGCGGCACAGCAAACTCGTGCAGGACGTACTCGCTGAACCGTCTGAGGCCAAGAAGCTTCTGCTGCTTGTCGGTCGCGACGCCCTTGTCGAAAACCTCCCGCATGGACTCTTGGGGGTAATCGAACAGCGCCAGGGCAAGAAATCTGACCTCGAAGTCGCAGACCTATTCATCACGACGCGCAGCAACGACTCACTGCGTTGGCTCAAGGAGCCTCTCGGGGCTGCGGGGCTCGCGGTTCCCCGGGCCTGGGACGGCACAGCTGAAGCTGATCAGTTCGTGACTTCGCTCGGGTTCCCTCGCGCGTATGCCGGCACGCGCGAGAAGAAAGCGGCTCCAGTCGAGCTGGTCCTCGGGAAAGTTGACCTCAAACCGCTGCACGATTTCCAGATGAAGCTGCGCGATCAGATACGCGAGCTTGTCCTCATTCGAGACAAGGATGGCCAGCACAGACGCGGGCTCTTGTATCTCCCGACTGGCGCGGGCAAGACGCGCGTGACCACGGAGTCGATCGTTGCGATGCTGCGAGATGAGGAGCTCGCTTCGCCCGTCCTCTGGATTGCGCAATCGGAAGAGCTGTGTGAGCAAGCGATCTACTCCTGGGCTGAGGTCTGGCGCGCCATCGGGGATGAGCGGCCGCTCGAGATCACCCGATACTGGGGCAACTACGAAGCGGATGAATCACTTCAAGAGCTACAGGTCGTGGTGGCAACCGACGCCAAGCTGGCATCGATGATCGACCGAGGGAGTCGCGCTCACGAGTGGCTCCGGGACTCGAAACTCGTCGTGATTGATGAGGCGCACACGGCTGGCTCCCCGACCTACACCAAGATCCTGAGCTGGCTGGGGATCACCCGAGACGCTCGAGGGTCCTCGACGGCGCGGTCGCTGCTCGGGCTGACTGCCACCCCATATCGGGGGACCAACGTCGAAGTAAACAAGCAGTTCGTTGCCAGATTCGGTGAAAGGCGATTGAACGCCCTCGACCTCGAAGACCCGATCGGCCAGCTCCGCGAAATGCAGGTGCTCTCCCGGGTCGAACACCAGTTGTTGGATGGTGTGATCGTGGACGACGCCCCGACCGAGGGGATCACAGGGGCGCGCGCTTGGGATGATGTTTCGAGAGCAACACTCATCAAGCTTGGCGAGAACCTCGACCGCACACAGCAGCTTGTCGACCACATCATGGGGCAGGATGCAGATTGGCCGATCTTGGTGTTCACCCCCTCGGTCGTATCTGCCCACGTGACGGCCGCGCTGATCAGGACCCTGGGCAGGAAAGCGGACGCTGTCGATGGAGAAATGAGGGGCCAGGAACGCAGGCGAAAGATCGATGCCTTCAAGTCGGGGGAGACGAAGGTTCTCGTCAACTGCGACTTGCTGACACAAGGGTTTGACGCCCCACAGGTTCGGGCTCTCTACATTGCGCGACCGACCTTCTCCCCAAATAGGTATGTGCAGATGGTGGGGCGCGGGCTCCGGGGACCCCTGAACGGAGGCACCGATGAGTGCCTCGTCGTGAACGTGGCGGACACCTTCACCCAGTTCGATCGAAAACTGGCATTCACGGAGTTCGACTACCTGTGGGCCAAGAAGGGCGTGAAGAACAAGTGA